The window GGCGCCGCATGGCGTCGTCAATGCCGCCGTCGATCTGGTGCGTGGGATGGGCAAGAAGGCGCAGGCCTCGGCCGGGCTGGTGAACGCGGTGCTGCGCAAGGTCTCAACGGTTACGGATTGGTCCGAACTGCCCGTGCAGCGCCTGCCGAAATGGCTGCGCTCGCCGCTGGTCTCGACCTATGGCGCCGACACCGTCGCGGCCATCGAGGCCGCGCATCAGGCGGGCGCGCCGCTGGATCTGACGTTGAAATCCGGCGCAGCGGTCGAGGGTGAACTGCTGCCGACCGGATCGGTGCGACTGGCGGGGACGCCGCAGCTGTCGGCGCTGCCGGGCTATGAGGCCGGCGCTTGGTGGGTGCAGGATGCCGCCGCCGCGCTGGCGGCGCGTCTGCTGGACGCGCAGCCGGGTGAGCGGGTTGTGGATCTGTGTGCCGCGCCCGGTGGCAAGACGCTGCAACTTGCGGCGGCTGGCGCGCAGGTCACGGCGGTGGATATCAGCGAGCAGCGGATGGCGCGGGTGGCCGAGAACCTTGCGCGCTGCGGGCTGAGCGCGGATCTGGTGGTGGCCGATGTACTGGAGTGGCAACCCGCCACGCCGCCCGATGCGGTGCTGCTGGATGCGCCCTGCACGGCCACCGGCACCATTCGCCGCCATCCCGACCTGCCGCTGGTTCGTGACGGGCGCGGGGTGGGCGAATTGACGTCATTGCAGGCCGAGATGATCGACCGCACCGTCCAGATGCTGCCGGTTGGCGGGCGG is drawn from Paracoccus tegillarcae and contains these coding sequences:
- a CDS encoding RsmB/NOP family class I SAM-dependent RNA methyltransferase, whose translation is MLLAEMREGRSLSDQAARLGHLAQADRARAGRLALVTLRHRNRADAVLRRFMQRRPRPDIEDLLRLSTVELLELGEAPHGVVNAAVDLVRGMGKKAQASAGLVNAVLRKVSTVTDWSELPVQRLPKWLRSPLVSTYGADTVAAIEAAHQAGAPLDLTLKSGAAVEGELLPTGSVRLAGTPQLSALPGYEAGAWWVQDAAAALAARLLDAQPGERVVDLCAAPGGKTLQLAAAGAQVTAVDISEQRMARVAENLARCGLSADLVVADVLEWQPATPPDAVLLDAPCTATGTIRRHPDLPLVRDGRGVGELTSLQAEMIDRTVQMLPVGGRLVYATCSLLPSEGEDQLTAALTRHPGMTVIRPDFPGIEPDWITPQGGLRLRPDYWADRGGMDGFFIAALRKTA